A stretch of Borrelia turcica IST7 DNA encodes these proteins:
- the mvk gene encoding mevalonate kinase produces the protein MFVIKKPSKIIFLGEHSAVYGFPVIGTTMPLYMYLVYMFSNSWKYLGAPSLKIDKVIHFINKRFNKVRPIEFLIFSEVPVGVGLGSSASLSLCFAEYIITHKEYETFDKILLAREIENIFHGKSSGMDILLIELNGTFYLENNNNALSAQKIEPCDFYFLIGAVKREVETSKIISDLNQKISLNNSLFEIVEELGVIAKDSYSAFSRRDFCSLVNNINIANNCLNSLDLSSDSLDYIIKRGREFKALAGKLSGAGRGGAFILAFKEEHEARLALKKLSKDLDKNNISLILKLRVFKV, from the coding sequence ATGTTTGTAATCAAAAAACCTTCTAAAATAATATTCTTGGGCGAACATAGTGCTGTTTATGGTTTTCCAGTCATTGGTACAACAATGCCCCTTTACATGTATTTAGTCTATATGTTTTCTAATTCTTGGAAGTACTTAGGAGCTCCTTCTTTAAAAATAGATAAAGTAATACATTTTATTAATAAGAGATTTAATAAAGTTAGGCCTATCGAATTTTTAATATTTTCAGAGGTTCCAGTTGGAGTTGGTCTTGGCTCTTCTGCTAGTCTTAGCTTATGTTTTGCCGAATATATTATAACGCATAAGGAATATGAAACTTTCGATAAAATATTGCTGGCACGTGAAATTGAAAATATTTTTCATGGGAAGTCTTCTGGCATGGATATTTTACTAATTGAGTTAAATGGAACTTTTTATTTAGAAAATAATAATAATGCTTTGAGTGCTCAAAAAATAGAACCTTGTGATTTTTACTTCTTGATAGGAGCGGTAAAAAGGGAAGTTGAAACTAGTAAAATAATATCTGATTTAAATCAAAAAATATCTCTTAATAACAGTTTATTTGAAATTGTTGAAGAGTTAGGAGTCATTGCTAAAGATTCTTATTCTGCTTTTTCTAGGCGAGATTTTTGTTCTTTAGTCAATAATATAAATATTGCAAATAACTGCTTAAATTCTTTAGATTTATCCTCAGATTCCCTTGATTATATAATAAAAAGAGGGAGAGAATTTAAAGCTCTTGCTGGTAAATTGAGTGGTGCAGGGCGAGGTGGAGCTTTTATTTTAGCTTTTAAAGAAGAACATGAGGCTAGATTGGCCTTGAAAAAATTGAGTAAAGATTTAGATAAGAATAATATTAGCTTGATTTTAAAGCTTAGAGTATTTAAAGTGTAA
- a CDS encoding MBL fold metallo-hydrolase, giving the protein MKLKNFILGEARTNVYVIYSKDKSIRDASIIDIGENPIKLMDFLESEELIPKNLFLTHTHFDHIGGLPFLLNKYKDIKVYLHKNDFNGFFSPKDNLSYLRGDNIFYLEKDIVFEYKFVCEGDLVEFLGSKVEIFFVPGHSPGSLSYRIADMFFSGDVLFRGSIGRTDFFHGDYGVLCSSLKKINSVVESNFKIYPGHGFSTNIEQERNLNISFIKAQKT; this is encoded by the coding sequence TTGAAGTTAAAGAATTTTATATTAGGTGAAGCTAGAACTAATGTGTATGTTATTTATAGTAAAGATAAAAGCATAAGAGATGCTTCTATTATTGATATTGGAGAGAATCCCATTAAGTTGATGGATTTTTTAGAGAGTGAGGAGCTTATTCCTAAAAATTTATTTTTAACTCATACACATTTCGATCATATTGGAGGATTGCCTTTTTTATTAAATAAATATAAAGACATTAAGGTATATCTTCATAAAAATGATTTTAATGGATTTTTTTCACCCAAAGATAATCTTTCTTATTTAAGGGGAGATAATATTTTTTATCTTGAAAAAGACATTGTTTTTGAATATAAATTTGTTTGTGAAGGTGATTTGGTTGAATTTTTAGGTAGTAAAGTTGAGATTTTTTTTGTTCCAGGGCATTCTCCAGGAAGTCTTTCTTATAGAATAGCAGATATGTTTTTTTCAGGGGATGTACTTTTCAGGGGTTCTATTGGTAGGACAGATTTTTTTCATGGGGATTATGGTGTTTTATGTTCTAGTTTAAAGAAGATTAATAGCGTAGTGGAGAGTAATTTTAAAATATATCCGGGTCATGGATTTTCTACTAATATAGAACAAGAGAGAAACTTAAACATAAGCTTTATTAAAGCACAAAAAACTTAA